The Triplophysa rosa linkage group LG15, Trosa_1v2, whole genome shotgun sequence genome has a segment encoding these proteins:
- the si:dkey-174m14.3 gene encoding brain-enriched guanylate kinase-associated protein isoform X2, which translates to MEAKMTIEKLREDNDLYRKDCNLAAQLLQCNKSHYRAQLSELPAEFQERVSLHMEGSALCHSPYADTVPTSIIAKVLEKPDKVCSIQASRSPSPQPQERQGFLVGTSLVGSTERLGLRATYKSDLYNSDTALYCPDERRRERRPSMDLHGQRNVYEPQNSTDSNPEEGSMSIQPSFSQDHFQKFTTSLRGGSSSYSSFSGGGSEDKGQDPPSSAASSPRHHALYMEWRDGVEYEHKSDSSWERESPSAFTKAHTFQPPESSHHQNGSSPIYSRTMSSCYSEPYEPLPPSTSPSITYGDSRRGSAFAPEEEEPIGRWRQLSVEDLSAHTYRSPGRASPYSFSEQHFSVRPAKIRLGPLYSSFQEGTDVYHHAGVLDPFSSPSPECSPSLRQQQSQSHLYRSKEDSQESEHSLYTPKEGGVAAGGQTTEYVDESPNSSNESLDHGSLEMAADLQHYQSEKRSVSPQGTTPPPPPQQPYQKFGTLGLSRKDSLTKAQLYGTLLN; encoded by the exons ATGGAAGCTAAGATGaccattgagaaactgagagagGATAAT GATTTATATAGGAAAGACTGTAACCTAGCTGCCCAACTCTTGCAGTGCAATAAGTCTCACTACAGAGCCCAATTATCTGAG TTACCTGCAGAATTTCAGGAGCGTGTAAGCTTGCACATGGAGGGTTCCGCCCTTTGCCACTCCCCATATGCCGACACAGTGCCTACCTCTATTATTGCCAAGGTCCTGGAAAAACCAGACAAGGTTTGCAGCATTCAAGCCTCTCGTTCACCTAGCCCACAACCCCAGGAACGTCAGGGCTTTCTTGTGGGCACAAGCCTTGTAGGTAGCACTGAGCGTCTTGGTCTCCGAGCCACATACAAATCTGACCTGTACAACAGTGACACAGCACTTTATTGCCCTGATGAACGAAGGCGAGAGCGCAGACCTAGCATGGACCTCCATGGGCAGCGGAATGTCTATGAACCCCAGAACTCCACCGATAGCAATCCAGAAGAGGGTTCCATGTCCATACAGCCTAGTTTTTCTCAGGACCACTTCCAAAAGTTTACCACCTCTCTGAGAGGTGGCAGCAGCTCCTACTCCAGCTTTAGTGGAGGAGGGTCAGAAGATAAGGGTCAGGATCCTCCTAGTAGTGCTGCATCTTCTCCACGTCACCATGCTCTTTACATGGAATGGAGGGATGGTGTTGAATATGAGCACAAAAGCGACTCCTCCTGGGAGAGGGAGAGTCCAAGTGCCTTTACTAAGGCCCATACTTTTCAACCACCTGAGTCCAGCCATCATCAGAATGGTAGCTCACCCATCTACAGCAGAACCATGTCCTCTTGTTATAGTGAACCCTATGAGCCCCTGCCACCTTCAACCTCACCGAGTATCACCTATGGAGACAGTCGTCGTGGAAGTGCTTTTGCTCCTGAGGAAGAAGAGCCGATTGGTCGATGGAGGCAACTGAGTGTGGAGGACCTGAGTGCTCACACATACCGAAGTCCAGGGCGGGCCTCACCCTACAGCTTCTCTGAGCAGCACTTCTCTGTCAGGCCTGCTAAAATTCGCCTTGGTCCTCTCTACAGTAGCTTTCAAGAGGGTACTGATGTTTACCATCATGCAGGGGTTCTAGACCCTTTCTCCAGCCCCAGTCCTGAGTGCAGTCCAAGTCTACGTCAACAACAAAGTCAGTCTCACCTGTACCGCTCCAAGGAGGACAGCCAAGAGTCTGAGCACAGTCTCTATACCCCAAAAGAAGGTGGAGTAGCAGCTGGAGGCCAGACGACTGAGTATGTTGACGAAAGTCCCAACAGTTCAAATGAGTCGCTGGACCATGGTTCTCTGGAGATGGCTGCTGACCTCCAGCATTATCAATCTGAGAAGCGCAGTGTGTCCCCTCAGGGAACCACCCCACCACCTCCTCCACAACAACCGTACCAAAAATTTGGCACACTAGGACTGTCACGTAAGGACAGTCTCACCAAGGCACAGCTCTATGGTACATTACTAAACTGA